From the genome of Drosophila melanogaster chromosome 2L, one region includes:
- the Or30a gene encoding odorant receptor 30a, translated as MELKSMDPVEMPIFGSTLKLMKFWSYLFVHNWRRYVAMTPYIIINCTQYVDIYLSTESLDFIIRNVYLAVLFTNTVVRGVLLCVQRFSYERFINILKSFYIELLQSDDPIINILVKETTRLSVLISRINLLMGCCTCIGFVTYPIFGSERVLPYGMYLPTIDEYKYASPYYEIFFVIQAIMAPMGCCMYIPYTNMVVTFTLFAILMCRVLQHKLRSLEKLKNEQVRGEIIWCIKYQLKLSGFVDSMNALNTHLHLVEFLCFGAMLCVLLFSLIIAQTIAQTVIVIAYMVMIFANSVVLYYVANELYFQSFDIAIAAYESNWMDFDVDTQKTLKFLIMRSQKPLAILVGGTYPMNLKMLQSLLNAIYSFFTLLRRVYG; from the exons ATGGAATTGAAATCGATGGATCCGGTGGAGATGCCCATTTTTGGTAGCACTCTGAAGCTAATGAAGTTCTGGTCATATCTGTTTGTTCACAACTGGCGCCGCTATGTCGCAATGACTCCGTACATCATTATCAACTGTACTCAGTATGTGGATATATATCTGAGCACCGAATCCTTGGACTTTATCATCAGAAATGTATACCTGGCTGTATTGTTTACCAACACGGTGGTCAGAGGTGTATTGTTATGCGTACAGCGGTTTAGCTACGAGCGtttcattaatattttgaaaagcTTTTACATTGAGTTGTTG CAATCAGATGACCCCATCATAAACATTTTGGTCAAGGAAACCACACGCCTATCAGTTTTAATTAGTAGgattaatttattaatgggCTGCTGCACTTGCATTGGCTTTGTTACATATCCCATTTTTGGTTCGGAAAGAG TTCTGCCATATGGCATGTATTTGCCCACTATTGATGAATACAAATACGCATCACCTTACTACGAGATTTTCTTTGTGATTCAAGCCATTATGGCTCCAATGGGGTGTTGCATGTACATACCATACACAAACATGGTAGTGACATTTACCCTTTTCGCCATTCTCATGTGTCGAGTGTTGCAACATAAGTTGAGAAGCCTagaaaagctgaaaaatgaACAAGTACGTGGTGAAATCATATGGTGCataaaatatcaattaaaattatcagG ATTTGTTGATTCAATGAATGCCTTGAACACCCATCTTCATTTGGTGGAGTTCCTTTGCTTTGGTGCCATGCTATGTGTTCTTCTTTTCTCCTTAATAATT GCTCAAACAATTGCTCAGACCGTCATAGTCATCGCATACATGGTAATGATATTTGCCAACAGTGTAGTCCTTTACTACGTGGCCAATGAGCTATACTTTCAA AGCTTTGATATTGCCATTGCTGCCTATGAGAGCAATTGGATGGACTTTGATGTGGACACACAAAAGACTTTGAAGTTCCTCATCATGCGCTCGCAAAAGCCCTTGGCG aTTCTGGTGGGTGGCACATATCCCATGAACTTGAAAATGCTTCAGTCACTACTAAATGCCATTTACTCCTTCTTCACCCTTCTGCGTCGCGTTTACGGCTAA